The genomic interval CCTCCAACCTGTACCCAGCGGACAGCAAGATGAGCCGCAACCACTGTCACAACAGCCAGATCCCGCTGCTGTATAAATgaagggggggcggggggcacGGTGCACGCGGGGGGACACCACACATGACGAGACACTGTGACTTTCACCTGTTTGAGCAATGAGCACAGCAGTGCAGTGACACTGTTTTAACATACAGCGTGGACGCACAAATCCCAACACGGATCTCAGATCTGCTGTGAGCGGTCTGCGCGACGGCGACGAGCGCAGACCGCTCACACCCCACGTCTCCTTCAAACACGGAGGGAACAGAAGATCTCGTAGTCCTGACTCCCCCTCATCCGTTCCCTTGTTCTGTTGTGGAGACACTGCATCGAGGATATTAAGGAAGTATTTGTGTTCGTGTCTTTGCTATACCGTCTCCACCGTTTGTCTCCGGAGTGTTGACTAGACAAGCACATAAAGTAGTGATTTATATTGTTCTGTAATATCTGGCCTGTTTTGTCATGGAGTTGCTGTTAAATACTTTGTTCACTTCATGAGAGTTGTGGAAGCTGAACTTTGCGAACGGACAAAGCGTTGTACAGTTTTCATTTCTTTGAGGAGCGACTGGGCTCGATTGTGTAGGAAACTGGTTTCACTGGGAAGTGACGATGTGCAAATGATTAAATAGCCATAACTTGGAGCCCGGGAGCTTGGCATGTGTGGATGTTTATTGTCAGGACTGCGTTAAGTGCTTCATCTAAAAAAAGCCGGTCGTCTATTAGACGACTGTTACACAGGAAGCGCTGATGGAAACAAACAATTTGATAGTTttgtcatttaaagtaacacTTTGCAATGAATTTTGgaggtttgtgttttatctaCTAAGCAGCAATGAAGCGGTAGCCATCAACTGAAATCACCTGGCGCTGCGGCTGATGTTTGTATATATTGAGTCGGGACATCAGGACCCAAACGAGAAAAAAAGTCCAAATTTCAGCTCATAAGAATGAAACTTTGTCTCCTGAAAGTAAAAGCCAGTTTATTCTTCTACAGGAGGTTTGATGGTGCGACGGAACTTCTACAGCGGCTGATTCTGTAGATAATGACAGAAGATTTTATACGTTTATGTGAACCTGTGTACTTCATTTCTCGTGAGCCTTATTttcaaagaatgtttttttaatttatgtttcCCATAACAGACAATCTGGACGGATGGATCTGTGTAGTTTTCTTTCTCATTTCGCCTTTGAATAACAGTTGTTATGTATCAAAGAAGGATATAAGCAGTGTGACATAGTGTATTTACTCAGCAGTTAATCTGGATGTACTATTTCATTCATGAGCTATATCCAGATTTTATAAAGCAATGATGCCTGAGCAGCTCTGTTGCCAGGTAAAACAATACTTTGtcagatatttttaaaatatatatgaatatatttcAGTGTGCACTTTAAACTGAACAAACTATGGTTACTCCACTTTCTGTTGCTGGTATTCTAGTGCGTCTTAGCTCAGGGTACGATGAAGAACGgtcataaatgaatgaaataggCCATATTTATTAACTGTGCTGTTCCTGGATCAGATAGTGTAACATATGAATGCAGAAAGAATTTAGCAAATCTTCTATTATCCTGCACATATATGACAAAATAACTGGATTTTGGGGGTATTTGCATTTACTATATCTTAAATGTTGACATATTTATGTGTATGCAGATATGTTAccataaataaaagaaatgtttttcactGGGCATTCTTGCGAATTACTGATGCCGTTCACACTTCATTTGCTCTGACCACTAGGTGTCACCAGGTATTTATTGAGCTTCATGAGTCATGTTGACATTTGAGCAATTAGCTCTGTCAacttgtgtgtatttgctgGTGAGGTCTGATATTTCCCTTCAGGCCGACTCATGGAAATTAAAGAGCAAATATACTTTGAGAAGGAGATCATTAAATGAAAGGAGAAGTGGTTTTTAACATCAGGTCCAGCTGCAACGACCAGTGGGAGCCTCATTAGGGAGACAACTCATGGATGTGTGTTGCTAACCTTTATACTGCGGTGCATAATTTGTTTGTGATGTGTTTGCGTGTGGGAAAAccagctgtgctgctgtcacGTAGTCCCACCGTGGACCCACACACCGACGCACTGTACACTATCGTGTCACTTTCCAGCTGACTAAACCTGAGGTATGTGGTAatgtggaggaggctgcagggtgtgtttgtgagtgggaGAGGAGAAGTGTGTGTTCGtgcgggtggtggtggtgtgtgtgtgtgtggggggggggtcatcggGGAAAACCCGCTCTGGGCTGAGGCTTCTGTGGGCCTCCACCTGACACAGCACTCAGTGAGACTCGAAAAAAGTAGGAAATTCCCCTTGACTTGTCTGATCTAACAAAGGAAGTATTTGCTGGCAGGGGAGGAATTTCACAGCAGCTTTTGCCAAATAATAGACtcaagctgctgtgtgtgggggggtgtgtgtgcgcgtgcgtgtgtgtgtgcaggcgtgtgtgtgtgtgtgtgcaggcgtgtgtgcgcgtgtgtgtgcgtgtgtgcgtgcgtgcgtgcgtgtgagtgtgtgtgggtgtgggtgtgtgtgtctgtgtgtgtgtgtgcgtgtgtgtgtgtgtgtgtgtgtgtgtgtgtgtgtgtgtgtgtgtgtgtgtgtatgtgtgtgtgtgtgtgtctgtgtgtctgtgtgtctgtgtgtctgtgtgtgtgtggggggggctgcTGTCCTGGAGCTGCAACATCCCATAGTGACACATAGTCGGATCTATTTATAgatcttttgtgttttttaataggTTTACATACACTAAACGTGTATAAATATGATATTTAACAGCTCATTGcatcaatttaaataaatataaatacaaataaatacatacagtttGTAAAAGACATTTACAGGACATTTACAGCCTGTTGTCCTCTCCAGTGGAGCTGCATCACCTGATACAGTGGAGAACGTCCAGGCTACAATCTCAGGTCAGCATTGCAATAAATAAGTACCTAGAGCAAACTGTTACAGTTTTTACGATTCAAAAAATCAGCATAGCCTGTTGAGCTATGACCTTTATCTCCATTGAGATTGAAACGTTTCTACATCACcatgatgatgaataaaaatgaaaaacgtCCTAAAGCCAGTAGTTCTGGCGCTAGGTTGAGATCTGGGTCTCGTTTCACAGCATTCAGTCAGTTCATAGTTTGAACACACCAAAGAAGGTCTTGccttcctctgtctccagctgtGGGATATGGTTGGTCTCCGTCCACAGCTGGTCCCCTTTATTCAGCTTGAAGACCGCTCCCAGGTAGATGGCGCTGTAGCGGCCCCGGCCCTCCTCCGGAGCGCCGCCCTGGCACACCGACCTTATTGCGCTCATCAGAGACGAGTCGCTGCCTATGGAATCTGAATAGCGCCACACCTTGTGGCTGAGAGGCGTCAAAGGGCTGTTGGGCCCGTCGTCCTCGCGGCAGGTGACTCTGAAGGACGCCTGGCTGTACACGAAGTACAGGCCCGAGTCTGGGATGACGATCTTGTTGTTCTCCATCCTGAAGCCGCCCTGGGAGAAGCCCTGGCCTTGTGCGCTCCTCCACTCCAGGCTGTCGTCGTCGTCATAGCCTAGAAGAAGAAGACCTGTTAGCGCAGCTCGTCACACACAGGCCTGAACAATATGCCCCAAACAGGCATCGAGGTGCTGAGGCTCACCTTCTAGGTGGATGGCTGCTTTGGCTTTGCTGCCGACTTGCCTCAGGTTGCCGAACTCTAAAAGCAGGAGGGAAAACATGAGTTTGACTCATAAAATGAAAGAAGATTGGACAAATCAACAGAAACTCCTCAGACTTTTACCTGTTTTCTTGGCAGCATCATTCTCAGTGAGCTCCACCTTCTGGCCCGATTCCTTCTGTGTGGAAGAGACAGTTACGGTGGTTAGAGAAGTGTTGTTCCCAGTGCCGGCAGAAAGAACTCTGACCGATGTGTGAttggtgtcacacacacagacagaggcgcCTCTCACCGTCATCTCCGGCCTCCCGCTCCAGTACAGAGTGAAGCACAGGACGCCTCCCAAGCAGAGGGCCACCAGCAGGAAGAGCCCGGACGCCTTCCAGAGCCACCGCGGGGACGACTTCTTCTCCAGGAACACCACAGTCTTCTGCTGCTCTCCCACCTCCAGGTCTCCCAGTGCCGTCGTGTACACCACCATGCTGTGGCCCTCTCTGCTCTCACAGGTTGGCTGCTCGCTGATTAGAAGAATCACCAGATAAACACTTGGCTGGATGCGGTGCCCGCGGCTGCTTCCGGTCCTCTGTGGAGATCGTCTCTTTGTGTTGCTATTGGGTTAGAATGAACTTCTGCCAGAGCCCTTGTAGTATTTATGCTGTGGCGGCTGCTTTTGCAGAAGGGAAACTCCAGTGATGTCACTCTGAAAGTGGagacagtgcagcagcagcagcagcagcagcagcagcaacccGGCGACCTGGTCCATGGAGAGAAACCAGCCGCAAGCAGAAGGGAAAGAGAAGTCACAGAATTTTTAGTGGAGTTTTATCAGAGTGTGGAACCAGACGGGAGGCGCGGTTTCGCGATGGGAAAGTGTTTGTCTAATCGAAAACGTTAGCGACACAGAGCAgttacacaaatacacacagtccacagcctcagacacacaaacctgacATGAGCCACCCACAGTAGTGGGTCAGTAAGTGCTGAGGTTCACACTCCACATCCACGGCTCACCGAGGTTCTGAGGCGGGATCGGCCCAGATGTTACAGAAGGCCACAAAAATGTGAGAATGTGTAAACAGCCTTTGGTTGGAAAGCAGCGCATGAAGCTTTAATGACGGGTTTGTGCTGCGCTTCAGCCGTACTCAGATATAAAGGCGTTTTAAGTGTTTATCAATGTGTAGGATTTGTCAGCAATTCTCATGTTCTAATGTGAGCTCTCAAGTGACTCACAGCTGCTAAAGAAAAACATCTTCAGGAATAAATCATGAGCTGTagcctgtaaataaataaataaaaagctccGCAACTtaatgtgttttgcttttgaaaaCGTTACTGAGCAGCTGAGGATTTTTTGGAGACGTCCTCTTTCCTTCTGAcatattacatttacataaaaaacaTCTGATGTCAGTCCCAAAAGAGAAAACTGTTAAAAGCAAAACCTGGCAACCCGTGTCTTTCTGTTTCAGGACGGAGCTGTGATGCAAGCGCGTTCAAACCCGTCCACGAACAGGTTTTTCCGTTTCTCCTTTTAGCCACTTGCCTCTGCTCCCGTTTCCTCATTTCACTTTTTCACCTGACTTTTCACGTTTGAAACAGAACAGTCAAGTACACGGGCTTTTTAATCCCACATGCCCCAAATGTCCATCGTGCTACATGTGCTTTCACAGTAACCGAGCGTCTTTCCCATTTCACTCACACTCTTGAATTGTGAGccgtttgtgttttgtttgcacatttatttattttcagtgctTGTTGTACAGTAGGCGCTGCTGACTGTGGTTGTGGTTCTGCATCACTTTTCTGTCTTGACTGCTCGGTTCTTGGAGTCTCTGTGGCCACTTTTATTGTCTGTGTCactttgtgtcactgtggttGTGTTGTTCCATATTGTGGCTGCGCCGTGTGTGTCATTGTTGTCTACCTGTGATCGCGTTGCGGTTACGCCGCGTGTCTGTGCGTTTGCATTGCGTGTCCTGTCTTAATGTTGCCGTCGCGTTGTTCCGCTTGTTCGGCTTCATTTCGTAACTTTATCAGCCGTTCACATCTATTGTGGccgtttctgtctttttctggtgtttctgtggttgttatttttatcttttcattgttgtgcatgtcttatttttattttgtgtctgtttgcgaTAAGAAAAAACACACTGCACCAAACATGTTGCACAGTATTTTATCATTTTCATCTGTGGTCACTTCATGGAACCCATTATTTTAGTCGTCTATAGTTTGATGACTCTTGTGCTCTTTTTTAGTGCATGTGATTGTCAGTAAAAGCAGCTTGTTGTGTCTTCGGCTCTGGTTCTTGTATATTTGACAGTTGCGGCCTATTTGTGAATCTTTATTCATTCCATTTATTTATGTGTTAAGTTGTATGTGAAATTACCGGTGAATTTATAGCTCTACTTTAACCATGACTGTTCATTCCAGCATTCAAATACAAGCCGACCGCAAAATGCTACAGGATGACATAATCATCGCACCCACATGACACAAACTCATCCAGTCAAACACAGAGTCGCACGTTAACATATGCCACTTCGCTACACTTCGTCTGGATCTCTCACCCATCGATTCTCAGTCATTCATATTCTACGCCACATGAAGATCTTGGTCATCATCTCCGGCACAGGAAGCTGCGGACAACGTTCTAGAAAAGATCAGTAGCACCGCAGCTTCGTAAAGACATTTAAATATGCAGAATTTTCAAACTGAAAGTACCATGATCACATTTCGCACTGTGGTCATTCCCACACTGATAATATATCATAGCAGACGATCAGATGAAGTATTAAATGTCCCTAAACAGTAAAATGACTTGAAAAGAGCAGATGCTGTGAAACATTGTTGGTTTACTGTGacaacaaacaggaggagggacaaCACAGCAGAATCATGTCATGGAAAAGGTTATGGATTGATGGACATGTTCCCATGGGGAAACTGGAAAACGTTCTCCAGGAATGGGAGAATCAGAGCTTTCACATCTTATGTAATGTTTTGTATTTGACTTAATCGATTTATATAATGATTTTTATTGTAATGTGGACTCAGCACTTGCTCCTCCTTTTTATCAAGCGCTCCAATCAGCCGGACCTTTCCAAGCTGACAACAAAGCTCATTTCCCAGCCAGAGGTCATCAGTAATACGTAACCTGAAAACTCC from Betta splendens chromosome 16, fBetSpl5.4, whole genome shotgun sequence carries:
- the tnfb gene encoding tumor necrosis factor b (TNF superfamily, member 2) translates to MVVYTTALGDLEVGEQQKTVVFLEKKSSPRWLWKASGLFLLVALCLGGVLCFTLYWSGRPEMTKESGQKVELTENDAAKKTEFGNLRQVGSKAKAAIHLEGYDDDDSLEWRSAQGQGFSQGGFRMENNKIVIPDSGLYFVYSQASFRVTCREDDGPNSPLTPLSHKVWRYSDSIGSDSSLMSAIRSVCQGGAPEEGRGRYSAIYLGAVFKLNKGDQLWTETNHIPQLETEEGKTFFGVFKL